The segment CAGTAGGGGGTCCTTGATCATCACCGCCGGATTGATCAGGATGACGCCGGCGATGTCTGCATGCTCAATTGCCATTCGGAGCGCCAGCCCGCCGCCCATGGAAATGCCAAGAGCGATGACCTTGTCGCAGCTGGCCGAAAGCTCGGCGTAGCTCGTCTTAACCGTTTCCAGCCACTGGTGCCAGGTCGACCGATTCATCTCCTGCCAGCTGGTGCCATGGCCGGGGAGGAGCGGTACTCTGACCGTGATGTCGCTGTCTACCAGGGCGTCGGCGACGGGACGCAGCGAAAATGGGGAACCGGTGAATCCGTGTATCAACAGCACGCCGATCGCCTTTGAGCCTTTGGCGTCATAGAAATATTCTTCGGTTCCCGGCGTAGTCACCATGACAGAAGTCTGACATGTTTTCCTGACCGGAAAATGCCAATTGCAGACCTTGCCGCGACAACGGCCCGGCTTTCGTCTTAGAGTTGGTTGCGGCCCATCGCGGGGTCGTAACGGAGGTGACGGTGTTCTACTGGATGATGAAGCGGATCTTTGTGGGTCCGCTTCTGCGCATCGTGTTCCGGCCATGGGTTCGCGGGCTGGAAAACATCCCCGAAGAGGGCGGTGCCATCGTTGCCGGAAATCACCTGTCGTTTTCTGACTCGATCTTTCTCCCGTTGGTAGTCCCCCGTCCGGTTGTCTACCTGGCCAAAAAAGATTATTTCACCGGCCGGGGCGTCAAGGGGAGCTTCACCCGTTGGTTCTTCAAGCTGACGAACCAGCTGCCGATGGATCGTTCCGGCGGCAAGGCATCGGCTGATGGCCTCGGGTCAGGTCTCGGCGTGCTCAACGAAGGCACCCTGCTCGGCATCTACCCCGAAGGCACCCGCAGCCCGGACGGACGGCTGTACCGCGGGCGAACCGGTGTGGCGAGACTTGTGCTGGAGGCGAAAGTTCCGATTATCCCGGTCGCAATGATCGGCACGGACATCATCCAGCCCGAGGGCCGGGTTATTCCGAAGGTTCGACGCGTTGGTGTCGTGATCGGGAAGCCGATGGACTTTTCGCGCTATGAAGGGATGGAAGCGGACCGCTTCGTGCTGCGCGCCATCACCGACGAACTGATGTACGAGTTAATGCGGCTATCGGGCCAGGAGTACGTCGATATGTACGCTTCCACGGCCAAGCAGCGGATCATCGCCGGCAAGAAGGCAGCGATTGCGAAGAAGCAGGCTGCCGGGCCGGAGGCGCCGGGCGGCCGACCCGCACCAACAGATAAAGCCGCTGGCGGCATTCCGGCCTCGGATGGGGTGATCGGCGGCAAGGATCCGGACAGGTCCGGCAGGACGGCAGACAGCGAAGACGACGGCGATGGACAAGAGGACAAGGGGTCCGACGTCGCGTGACACGCCTACCGGGAAATCGTTGATTGCGCGACACGCGGCCCCGAAACAGCCTCGGTCGTTGACCCGGACCCCGCTCCCGCCTAGGTTCATATCTGAAGTCCCCACGTTCTGCCGTGGAATCGCCTTGAAATCGGTTAACCTGATAGAGAGGCCTTTCGTGGAGGACACTTCCCCCGCGGGGCATGATAAGGAGGAGCCGGTGTGAACCGCTCAAGCGAAGAACCACTTAGCGCTAGCGCTGTGCCTGGCAACGCCCAGGGGCTGCTCTTCGACGAAGACTTGCCAGTTCTGGACGACGAGGTCGGCTACCGCGGTCCGACTGCCTGCGGCGCTGCAGGCATTACCTACCGTCAGCTCGATTACTGGGCCCGCACCGGCCTGGTGGTCCCGGCTGTTCGGGGCGCTGCCGGATCCGGCAGCCAGCGCCTGTATAGCTTCCGCGACATTCTGGTGCTCAAGGTGGTCAAGCGCCTGCTGGATACCGGGGTCTCGCTTCAGCAGATTCGCGCGGCCGTCGAACACCTGCGGGAACGTGGTGTCGAAGACCTTGCCCAAATCACCCTGATGTCCGATGGCGCCAGCGTTTATGAATGCACATCGGCCGATGAGGTCATTGACCTGCTTCAGGGCGGCCAGGGAGTCTTCGGGATCGCAGTCGGCAGGGTGTGGCGCGAGGTTGAAGGCAGCCTCTCCGATCTGCCCAGCGAGCGGGTCGAGGAAGAACAGCCTCACGTCAATGACGAGCTGGCCAAGCGTCGAGAAGCACGCAAGATTGGCTAGTGGCATCGGCTAGCGCCTAACAGTTTTTTCAGGGTCGGAATCCAGGGGATTCCGACCCTGTCTGTTTGGTGGCCGCTTGCGCAGCGAGAGTGTCTTATCGCTTCGGGACGCTGCATCTACCGCTGGACCGCGCCGGGGTGGGGGAGCCGCGTTGTCCGGGCGGCGCGTCTACCGTGTGGGCCCCGGGCCGGGCTGGGGCGTTATGTCGCGTGGGTGCGCCGTGCCTACTACCGGGCTGCGCTGGGGTGTTGTGTCGCGTGGGTGCGCCGTGCCTACTACCGGGCTGCGCTGGGTGCGGTGTGTCTACTGCCGGGCCGCGCTGGGGTGTTGTGTCGCGTGGGTGCGTCGTGTCTACCGCCGGGCTGTGCTGAGTGCGCTGCGTCTACCGTCCGCGGTGACGGAGCCGACCGGTGCGGAGCGCGCGGTCCAGAAGCTGGTCGAA is part of the Saxibacter everestensis genome and harbors:
- a CDS encoding lysophospholipid acyltransferase family protein: MFYWMMKRIFVGPLLRIVFRPWVRGLENIPEEGGAIVAGNHLSFSDSIFLPLVVPRPVVYLAKKDYFTGRGVKGSFTRWFFKLTNQLPMDRSGGKASADGLGSGLGVLNEGTLLGIYPEGTRSPDGRLYRGRTGVARLVLEAKVPIIPVAMIGTDIIQPEGRVIPKVRRVGVVIGKPMDFSRYEGMEADRFVLRAITDELMYELMRLSGQEYVDMYASTAKQRIIAGKKAAIAKKQAAGPEAPGGRPAPTDKAAGGIPASDGVIGGKDPDRSGRTADSEDDGDGQEDKGSDVA
- a CDS encoding alpha/beta hydrolase yields the protein MVTTPGTEEYFYDAKGSKAIGVLLIHGFTGSPFSLRPVADALVDSDITVRVPLLPGHGTSWQEMNRSTWHQWLETVKTSYAELSASCDKVIALGISMGGGLALRMAIEHADIAGVILINPAVMIKDPLLPLLPALRRVLPSVAAIGDDIKKPGVTEHAYPRTPLKAVHSMLELYRDTRQNLDKVTQPVLLFNSTIDHVVPRESTEIIWKKISSHDKEKVMLRNSYHVATLDHDAPEIIQRSLKFVERLSR
- a CDS encoding MerR family transcriptional regulator, with protein sequence MNRSSEEPLSASAVPGNAQGLLFDEDLPVLDDEVGYRGPTACGAAGITYRQLDYWARTGLVVPAVRGAAGSGSQRLYSFRDILVLKVVKRLLDTGVSLQQIRAAVEHLRERGVEDLAQITLMSDGASVYECTSADEVIDLLQGGQGVFGIAVGRVWREVEGSLSDLPSERVEEEQPHVNDELAKRREARKIG